In Candidatus Cohnella colombiensis, one DNA window encodes the following:
- a CDS encoding tetratricopeptide repeat protein: MSQRKQAATNDRRPKVVPIRMDATFFFERAVQSLDRYHYDKALKYFRKAVEFEPENPVNHCNMAGILSEMGRYEESNDVLRGVIEQIDPKMTECHYYLANNYANMEQYLDAEESLVLYLENDLDGLYLDEAEDMLELLHFELQRPTKITTIKSRENYYAHDKARELLEAGHFAEAVKILEEIIERQPDFLAARNNLGLAYYYMGLFEKSISTINEVLEAEPGNLHALCNLAIFYQHSNQEEQLRILLDRLNKTLPIHPEHVFKMATTLGIVGEHREAYRHFRRLLRTGELSGEPSLHHFAAVAAANLSQYDVAEKHWKHAEKLDPNSPVPQFYLRKLEQVRRGEERAPTHYHYHLPFEEQFRQWEKDPGVVTEALKRDPLIRSSFFWALRHGDRNTKVKVIQALGLVADDEVIDSLKSFLIDEGEDDELKRVAVLVLRSIGVQDTLHVTFNGKLITLESRRRSEKLPLWDNVWQMILDQAIEGMQGRYDIVQQHDMMTLWVDYLSRVYPNVPKLTKSMGWAAALEYWTAKMHRKTVTYTDLVSRYGVSQASISRYANLIDEACGIREKLDLTTPSFP; the protein is encoded by the coding sequence ATGAGTCAGCGCAAGCAAGCGGCGACCAATGACCGACGACCTAAAGTAGTTCCGATTCGGATGGATGCCACTTTCTTCTTTGAACGAGCTGTTCAGTCGTTGGATCGCTACCATTATGACAAGGCATTGAAATATTTTCGTAAGGCAGTGGAATTTGAACCGGAAAATCCGGTGAATCATTGCAATATGGCGGGGATTCTGTCAGAGATGGGACGTTACGAGGAGTCGAATGATGTGCTCCGTGGTGTAATCGAGCAGATCGACCCTAAGATGACGGAATGTCATTATTATCTTGCGAACAACTATGCGAATATGGAACAGTATTTGGATGCTGAAGAGTCACTTGTGCTTTATTTGGAAAATGATCTAGACGGGCTGTATTTGGATGAAGCGGAGGATATGTTAGAACTGCTTCACTTCGAACTACAACGTCCGACGAAAATTACGACGATTAAGTCGAGAGAAAATTACTATGCCCATGATAAAGCCCGCGAGCTGCTGGAAGCAGGACACTTTGCTGAAGCGGTCAAAATATTGGAAGAAATCATTGAACGTCAACCGGACTTCTTAGCTGCACGCAACAACTTGGGCTTGGCTTATTACTACATGGGGCTGTTCGAAAAATCAATTTCGACGATCAACGAGGTGTTAGAGGCAGAGCCGGGCAACTTGCATGCCTTGTGTAATCTCGCGATATTTTATCAGCATTCGAATCAAGAAGAGCAGCTTAGAATACTGCTTGATCGCTTGAATAAGACGTTGCCGATTCACCCCGAGCATGTGTTTAAGATGGCAACAACTCTAGGGATCGTAGGAGAGCACCGTGAAGCGTATCGACATTTCCGTCGCTTGCTACGAACAGGGGAGCTATCAGGAGAGCCGAGCTTACATCACTTTGCGGCGGTAGCAGCGGCGAACCTATCGCAATACGACGTTGCCGAGAAGCATTGGAAGCATGCGGAGAAGCTTGATCCTAATTCACCGGTGCCACAGTTCTATTTACGGAAATTAGAGCAAGTGAGGCGGGGTGAAGAACGTGCGCCTACGCACTATCACTATCATCTACCGTTTGAGGAGCAATTTCGCCAATGGGAGAAAGATCCTGGCGTTGTGACTGAAGCTCTAAAGCGGGATCCGCTTATTCGTTCGTCGTTTTTCTGGGCGCTGCGCCACGGTGACCGCAATACAAAAGTGAAGGTCATTCAAGCGCTAGGACTTGTTGCTGACGATGAAGTAATCGACTCGTTAAAGTCATTCCTCATTGATGAGGGTGAAGATGATGAACTCAAACGGGTTGCAGTACTTGTGTTGCGCTCAATTGGTGTACAGGACACCCTGCATGTTACATTCAATGGAAAGCTAATCACATTGGAATCTAGACGAAGGTCTGAGAAGTTACCCCTGTGGGATAATGTGTGGCAAATGATTCTTGATCAAGCGATTGAAGGGATGCAAGGACGGTACGACATCGTGCAGCAGCATGACATGATGACGTTATGGGTCGATTATCTCTCTCGTGTCTATCCGAATGTTCCGAAGCTCACCAAGTCAATGGGCTGGGCTGCCGCGCTAGAATATTGGACAGCGAAGATGCATCGTAAGACGGTGACTTACACCGATCTTGTCAGTCGATACGGCGTGTCGCAGGCAAGCATTAGTCGTTACGCTAATTTGATTGATGAAGCATGTGGAATTCGGGAAAAACTAGATTTAACTACCCCATCTTTTCCGTAA